Proteins encoded within one genomic window of Larimichthys crocea isolate SSNF unplaced genomic scaffold, L_crocea_2.0 scaffold214, whole genome shotgun sequence:
- the zgc:113426 gene encoding uncharacterized protein zgc:113426, with protein sequence MEPALSPFTDSYKMTEEDVKRLIEFRASNEALFTGKRNSAKIAWSTILKGLGLEGKLTADQIAKKWDNLRTKYKDLKQPYQGQDGIGGVVESWPWFHIMDEAMQGRLYNSNLVLSPESAGNASHHCSSQQNQNQNQSQENTDILEFLIKTEMEDTVAAETAEDDGTVHVDGPPAEGVPMGWRRMTECSYKMTELETERMIKLRAANEALFTGRKHSAKPAWRAILYELGLQGKLTTDQLAKKWDNLKRRYKELKFPARGVETNPSSWPWFYRMNDAMEGRFAGAAPILTPIVEDEDEDCETLSPTPKKRVRRSRGGMAEFLTESEMDLLVDNEEKNGSTPLGELHRMAEFTYKLTEDDTRRLIELRAANESLFTGRRNTAKPAWRGIVKEMGLTGKITPDQVSKKWDNLKTKFKDLKFPPRGMEAQTNPASWPWFQLMSDALEGRLAGKAARVTPVWSSEEDGVFGSSPPPDRDCLMAERSSVSELESMVGGDAAEADGNVTYIDASGEECSTPSDLSYKMTDQDTRRMIKLRAANEALFTGRRNAAKAAWKAILKELGLQGKVSTYQMAKKWDNLKRRYKTHSSTTTKRPSGDIQRAILDLFWSGKHWVRAAVLYLPVAEGGQGLRYPPVGMEVVADVALLLAVVPPDERGDGGSPGDQRPPPHPQSPQDDEQQPDPAPRHRPPSPAPPPPPSSSSDYGQEAFGDVSEQNQNQRSSEACDGSLGRLEREWEVVERERAALEREREMVERERAAVERERAAVQAERLWLERERATVERDRAMVEQERAALGRDREVLDQRALMLNSVGHLNALM encoded by the exons ATGGAGCCCGCGCTCAGCCCGTTCACCGACTCCTATAAAA TGACAGAGGAGGACGTGAAGCGGCTGATCGAGTTCAGAGCGTCCAACGAGGCTCTGTTCACCGGGAAGAGGAACTCTGCCAAGATCGCCTGGAG CACCATCCTGAAGGGACTCGGCCTGGAAGGGAAGCTGACAGCAGACCAGATCGCCAAGAAGTGGGACAACCTGCGGACCAAATACAAG GACCTGAAGCAGCCCTATCAGGGTCAGGACGGGATCGGGGGCGTGGTCGAGTCGTGGCCCTGGTTCCACATCATGGATGAAGCCATGCAGGGTCGCCTCTACAACAGCAACCTGGTCCTGAGTCCAGAGAGCGCCGGCAACGCCAGTCACCactgcagcagccagcagaaccagaaccagaaccagagccaggaGAACACCGACATCCTGGAGTTCCTCATCAAGACGGAGATGGAGGACACCGTGGCAGCAGAAACCGCAGAGGATGATGGGACGGTCCATGTGGACGGTCCTCCTGCTGAGGGAGTCCCGATGGGCTGGAGGAGGATGACGGAGTGCTCCTACAAGA tgactgaactggagacagagaggatgatCAAACTTCGAGCTGCTAATGAGGCGCTCTTCACAGGCCGGAAACATTCAGCCAAACCAGCCTGGAG AGCGATTCTGTACGAGCTCGGTCTGCAGGGGAAACTGACCACGGACCAGTTAGCAAAGAAGTGGGACAACCTGAAGAGGAGATACAAG GAGCTGAAGTTTCCCGCTCGAGGTGTCGAGACCAACCCGAGCTCCTGGCCATGGTTCTACCGGATGAACGACGCCATGGAGGGACGTTTCGCCGGGGCAGCGCCCATCCTCACACCCATCGTGGAGGACGAAGACGAGGACTGCGAGACGCTGTCGCCAACACCCAAGAAACGAGTCCGTCGGAGCCGAGGGGGGATGGCGGAGTTCCTGACGGAGTCGGAGATGGACCTGCTGGTTGACAACGAGGAGAAGAATGGATCCACGCCACTGGGAGAACTGCACCGCATGGCCGAGTTCACCTACAAAC TGACCGAGGACGACACCAGGAGACTGATCGAACTGCGAGCTGCTAACGAGTCTCTGTTCACCGGGAGGAGGAACACGGCCAAACCGGCCTGGAG GGGGATCGTGAAGGAGATGGGCCTGACCGGGAAGATCACACCGGACCAGGTCTCCAAGAAGTGGGACAACCTGAAGACCAAATTCAAG GACCTGAAGTTCCCTCCTCGGGGCATGGAGGCTCAGACTAACCCCGCCTCCTGGCCGTGGTTCCAGCTGATGAGCGACGCTCTGGAGGGACGACTGGCGGGAAAAGCTGCCCGAGTGACGCCGGTGTGGAGCAGCGAGGAGGACGGCGTGTTCGGCTCGTCTCCGCCTCCCGACAGAGACTGTCTGATGGCGGAGAGGAGCAGCGTGTCGGAGCTGGAGAGCATGGTGGGAGGAGACGCCGCCGAGGCTGACGGAAACGTTACCTACATCGACGCCAGCGGGGAGGAGTGTTCCACGCCATCAGACCTCTCCTACAAGA TGACGGATCAGGACACGAGGAGGATGATCAAACTGCGAGCTGCTAACGAGGCGCTGTTCACCGGGAGGAGGAACGCCGCCAAAGCTGCCTGGAA GGCGATCCTGAAGGAGCTCGGCCTGCAGGGGAAAGTGTCGACCTATCAGATGGCCAAGAAGTGGGACAACCTGAAGAGGAGGTACAAG ACTCACAGCTCAACAACCACCAAGAGGCCTAGTGGAGACATACAAAGAGCCATCCTGGATTTGTTCTGGTCTGGGAAGCACTGGGTCCGGGCAGCTGTCCTCTACCTGCCTGTGGCTGAAGGGGGGCAAG gacTGAGGTATCCTCCTGTTGGGATGGAGGTGGTTGCAGACGTTGCCCTCCTCCTGGCCGTGGTTCCACCTGATGAACGAGGCGATGGAGGGTCGCCTGGCGACCAGcgcccccctcctcacccccagTCACCCCAGGACGACGAGCAGCAGCCTGACCCCGCCCCCAGACACAGACCCCCCAGCCCcgcccctccccctcctccctcgtcctcctcggATTACGGACAGGAGGCGTTTGGCGACGTGTCtgagcagaaccagaaccagcggAGCTCGGAGGCGTGCGACGGGTCCCTGGGCAGGCTGGAGAGGGAGTGGGAGGTGGTGGAGCGCGAGAGGGCGGCGCtggagagagagcgggagatgGTGGAGAGAGAGCGGGCGGcggtggagagggagagggcggCGGTGCAGGCAGAGAGGCTGtggctggagagggagagggcgaCGGTGGAGCGGGACCGAGCCATGGTGGAGCAGGAGAGGGCGGCGCTGGGCCGGGACAGGGAGGTGCTGGACCAGAGAGCCCTGATGCTGAACTCTGTGGGACACCTCAACGCCCTCATGTAG
- the LOC113744805 gene encoding atherin-like produces MVTASRAAFRSGGRVPLRGKEGEEVCWCSASSSAAASAPPRRSRAGSSRPPPASAAAAQQPPPRWPAPGSSRRRVQQPPAAAGAPPAAGSRPAAGRRRGRHQQPPAAPRRAAAVRRGSSRRSRRGLAAAHAGRRRRGRQPSRRGIRRRLQPPVRGRPPAAAAAAASAAAAALCRRGSAADAAAAAAPAIRPPRQPPPAAAAAASAAGQQPGSRGGAASAAADAAAAAAAGGSRPLAAASAAAGHAAAALRQPPRACPPPSAAAFRCSSRSRRRHCRRRRHAAPRRSRRGAAAACRSPPRQQQRLRGSRQQPPGSRRGRSSRPRQPLAEPPRHAAAAAAAAEQPPRGICRGTSASAGRPRQQARRQEPPRQQRPPPRQQPPPPRQRSRAAAPPPRQQAAGRRRGHRPAGRGIEQPPPRQQPLRGSQTPRQQPPPAAASMHAAAGPPRSHQAPRSSRPAAAAAGQTPPRQQAAAAAAASAAARQPPPAAAAAAAAAAGAAEPPRSAVPPPRHQPRRGSSSSRAEPPPLQQQAAAAAAPPRSRRGTAAAASAAGQPPRCAARPQPPRQPRGSLGPLSAAAAAAAGAAADAGAAAVGSSMPPRQFLRGSSLVIQPPATGERNPQGQREDPQIRIEEHRDREEETTRTGRGRPSDRGEETTWTGTRKPQTGKSEPGQEEHPDGRGKTTDRKRNTKTGGGNADRKRNHRPEEETHRQDTDSEGTDRQRGVEHDEESEPSGERAKNRTNHVPEEWEDNAKAQITNK; encoded by the exons ATGGTGACCGCGAGCAGGGCCGCGTTCCGCTCCGGGGGCCGCGTTCCGCTCcgggggaaggagggggaggaagtgTGCTGGTGTTCAG caAGCTCGTCCGCCGCCGCGTCAGCGCCGCCGCGCCGCAGCCGCGCGGGCAGCAGCCGGCCGCCGCCCGCTTCAGCCGCCGCCGCGCAGCAGCCGCCGCCGCGCTGGCCGGCGCCCGGCAGCAGCCGCCGCCGCGTGCAGCAGCCGCCCGCCGCCGCGGGAGCTCCGCCGGCGGCCGGCAGCCGCCCGGCGGCAGGCCGCCGCCGCGGCAGGCATCAGCAGCCGCCCGCGGCACCGCGCCGCGCAGCAGCCGTCCGCCGCGGCAGCAGTCGCCGTTCCCGCCGCGGCCTAGCCGCCGCGCATGCAGGCCGCCGCCGCCGCGGCAGGCAGCCGAGCCGCCGCGGCATCCGCCGCCGGCTGCAGCCGCCGGTCCGCGGCAGGCCGCCCGCGGCAGCCGCCGCGGCAGCATCCGCCGCCGCAGCAGCGCTCTGCCGCCGCGGCAGCGCCGCGGACGCAGCCGCCGCGGCCGCTCCGGC CATCCGGCCGCCGCGGCAGCCGCCGCCGGCCGCCGCCGCCGCGGCCTCCGCCGCCGGGCAGCAGCCAGGCAGCCGCGGCGGAGCCGCCTCTGCAGCCGCCGACGCGGCAGCGGCAGCGGCCGCGGGCGGCAGCCGCCCGCTCGCGGCAGCGTCAGCAGCCGCCGGGCATGCAGCCGCCGCCCTGCGGCAGCCGCCGCGGGCATGCCCGCCGCCGTCGGCAGCCGCCTTCCGCTGCAGCAGCCGCAGCCGGCGGCGGCACTGCCGCCGCCGCCGGCACGCAGCGCCGCGGCGCAGCCGCCGCGGAGCCGCCGCCGCGTGCCGCAGCCCGCcgcggcagcagcagcgcctCCGAGGCAGCCGC CAGCAGCCGCCCGGCAGCCGCCGCGGCAGGAGCAGCCGGCCGCGGCAGCCGCTCGCGGAGCCGCCGCGGCATGCCGCCGCCGCGGCAGCCGCCGCCGAGCAGCCGCCGCGCGGCATCTGCCGCGGCACGTCAGCCTCCGCCGGCCGGCCGCGGCAGCAGGCGCGGCGGCAGGAGCCTCCGCGGCAGCAGAGGCCGCCCCCGCGGCagcagccgccgccgccgcggCAGCGCAGCCGCGCCGCGGCGCCGCCTCCGCGGCAGCAGGCAGCCGGCCGCCGCCGCGGGCATAGGCCGGCCGGCCGCGGCATCGAGCAGCCGCCGCCGCGGCAGCAGCCGCTCCGCGGCAGCCAGACGCCGCGGCAGCAGCCGCCGCCAGCCGCCGCGTCTATGCATGCAGCAGCAGGCCCGCCGCGCAGCCATCAGGCGCCGCGGAGCAGCAGGCCCGCAGCCGCCGCAGCAGGGCAGACGCCGCCTCGGCAGCAagcagccgccgccgccgcggCATCAGCAGCCGCGCGGCAGCCGCCTCCCGCGGCagcagccgccgccgccgccgcggCAGGCGCAGCAGAGCCGCCGCGGTCAGCAGTGCCGCCGCCGCGGCATCAGCCGCGccgcggcagcagcagcagccgcgcAGAGCCGCCGCCgttgcagcagcaggcagctgcgGCAGCAGCCCCGCCGCGCAGCCGCCGCGGCACCGCCGCCGCAGCATCCGCCGCTGGGCAGCCGCCGCGGTGCGCCGCGCGTCCGCAGCCGCCGCGGCAGCCGCGCGGCAGCCTCGGGCCGCTGTCAGCAgccgccgctgccgccgccgGCGCGGCAGCCGACGCGGGAGCAGCCGCCGTTGGCAGCAGCATGCCGCCGCGGCAGTTCCTCCGCGGCAGCAGCCTCGTCATTCAGCCGCCTGCC ACAGGGGAGAGGAACCCacagggacagagggaggacCCACAGATCAGGATAGAGGAACACAGGGACCGTGAGGAGGAAACCACTAGGACAGGAAGAGGGAGACCATCAGACAGGGGGGAGGAAACCACATGGACAGGGACGAGGAAACCACAGACAGGGAAGAGCGAACCCGGACAGGAGGAACACCCGGACGGAAGAGGAaaaaccacagacaggaagaggaacacCAAGACAGGAGGGGGAAAcgcagacaggaagaggaaccACAGACCGGAAGAGGAAACCCACAGACAGGACACGGACAGTgaaggaacagacagacagcgggGAGTGGAACACGACGAGGAGAGTGAGCCAAGCGGGGAAAGAGCAAAAAATAGAACCAACCACGTACCGGAGGAATGGGAGGATAACGCAAAGGCGCAGATAACGAATAAATAG
- the kcnj11l gene encoding potassium inwardly rectifying channel subfamily J member 11, like produces MLARKGLLPDGFLLTRLAEDQNQPNRSRSRSQRARFITKTGSCNVAHKNIREQGRFLQDVFTTMVDLKWQHSFLIFTSAFLCSWMLFAMIWWLLAFAHGDLEPRDPNGEPGPIPCVTAIHSFTSAFLFSIEVQVTIGFGGRMVTEECPLAITVLIIQNILGLIINAVMLGCVFMKTAQANRRAETLIFSRNAVIAPRNGRPTFMFRVGDLRKSMIISATVQLQVIRRTVTAEGEVIPVSQLDIQVENPLRSNGIFLVSPLIISHTMERGSPLYELSAQTLASEDLEIIVILEGVVETTGITMQARTSYVPEEILWGRRFVSIMTEEDGRYCVDYSKFGNTVAVRMPSLSAKELDQTRGVQEGSSDAQLQGWGLVRAGRGGFRRGGRTCDSSASQPWYVQAEKMEKEVEKKGQKKTVQLEVIGRQMEDDQLGEMSD; encoded by the exons ATGTTGGCGAGGAAGGGCCTCCTGCCAGACGGTTTCCTGTTGACCCGTCTGGCAGAGGACCAGAACCAGCCGAACCGGAGCCGCTCCAGATCTCAGAGAGCTCGCTTCATCACCAAGACCGGATCCTGCAATGTGGCCCACAAGAACATCAGAGAGCAG GGTCGCTTCCTGCAGGATGTCTTCACCACCATGGTGGACCTGAAGTGGCAGCACTCCTTCCTCATCTTCACCTCGGCCTTCCTCTGCTCCTGGATGCTCTTCGCCATGATCTGGTGGCTCCTGGCTTTCGCTCACGGAGACCTGGAGCCACGTGACCCCAACGGCGAACCGGGCCCCATCCCCTGCGTCACCGCCATCCACTCCTTCACCTCGGCCTTCCTCTTCTCCATTGAAGTCCAG GTGACCATTGGGTTTGGTGGCAGGATGGTGACAGAGGAGTGTCCTCTGGCCATCACCGTGCTGATCATCCAGAACATTCTGGGTCTGATTATCAATGCCGTGATGCTCGGCTGCGTCTTCATGAAGACGGCGCAGGCCAACCGCCGAGCGGAGACGCTCATCTTCTCCAGAAACGCCGTCATCGCTCCACGAAATGGTCGTCCCACCTTCATGTTCAGAGTCGGAGATCTGAGAAAGAGTATGATCATCTCAGCCACCGTCCAGCTGCAG GTAATCCGGCGGACGGTGACGGCGGAGGGCGAGGTGATCCCAGTATCCCAGCTGGACATCCAGGTGGAGAACCCTCTGAGGAGTAACGGCATCTTCCTGGTTTCTCCTCTGATCATCAGCCACACCATGGAGCGAGGCAGTCCTCTGTACGAGCTCTCCGCCCAGACGCTGGCCTCCGAGGACCTCGAGATCATCGTCATCCTGGAAG GAGTGGTGGAGACCACCGGCATCACCATGCAGGCCCGGACCTCCTACGTACCCGAGGAGATCCTATGGGGGCGGCGCTTCGTCTCCATCATGACGGAGGAGGACGGACGATACTGCGTCGACTACTCCAAGTTCGGCAACACGGTCGCCGTCAGGATGCCGTCGCTCAGCGCCAAGGAGCTGGACCAGACCAGGGGGGTCCAAGAGGGCAGCTCTGATGCTCAGCTCCAGGGGTGGGGGCTGGTCCGAGCCGGCAGAGGAGGCTTTCGCAGAGGAGGCCGCACCTGCGATAGCTCCGCCTCTCAGCCGTGGTACGTCCAGgcagagaagatggagaaagaggtggagaagAAAGGACAGAAGAAGACGGTGCAGCTGGAGGTGATCGGACGACAGATGGAGGACGACCAGCTGGGAGAGATGAGCGACTGA